GCTACGGTCACGACGTCTACGTCGACTCGGCACGCGGACCCGTGCACCTGCACGTACTACCGCGCTATCCCGAGCCCGGATCTTCCGTCGAGCAGGGGTCGCTGGTTGCGCCCATGCCCGGCAACGTGATCCGCGTCGGCGCCGACGTCGGCGACACGGTCACCGCCGGCCAGCCGCTGATCTGGCTGGAAGCCATGAAGATGGAACACACCATCGCCGCACCGAACGACGGCGTACTCGCCGAACTCAACGTCCAAGCCGGCCAACAAGTCGAAGTCGGCGCCCTATTGGCGCGCGTCGAAACACCCGAAGCACCGCAAGCAGAAGGGGATCCCCAATGACCGACACCAGTTTCATCGAGAGCGAAGACCGTCAGGCATTGCGCAAGGCGGTGCGCGAATGGGCGTCCGGCTACGGCGCCGAGTACTACCTGAAGAAGGCGCGCGCCCAGGAACACACCGACGAATTGTTGGAGCGAGGCAGGAAAACTCGGCTTTCTCGGGGTGAACCTGCCCGAGGAGTACGGTGGCGGCGGCGCCGGCATGTACGAGCTGTCGCTGGTGATGGAGGAGATGGCGGCCGCCGGCAGCGCACTGCTGCTGATGGTGGTGTCACCGGCCATCAACGGCACCATCATCAGCAAGTTCGGCACCGAGGAGCAGAAGAAGCGCTGGATTCCCGGCATCGCCGACGGCACGCTGACCATGGCGTTCGCCATCACCGAACCCGACGCGGGCTCCAACTCGCACAAGATCACCACGACCGCCCGCCGCGACGGCAGCGACTGGATCCTCAAGGGCCAGAAGGTCTACATCTCCGGCGTCGACCAGGCCCAGGCGGTGCTGGTGGTCGGGCGCACCGAGGAAGCGAAAACCGGCAAGCTGCGGCCGGCGCTGTTCGTGGTGCCCACCGACACCCCGGGCTTCACTTACACCCCGATCGACATGGAGATCGTCAGCCCCGAACGGCAGTTCCAGGTCTTCATCGACGACGTGCGGCTACCGTCGGATGCCCTGGTCGGCGCCGAAGACGCCGCCATCGCACAGCTTTTCGCCGGCCTGAACCCCGAACGCATCATGGGCGCGGCCAGCGCGGTCGGCATGGGGCGCTGCGCACTCGGCAAGGCTGTCGAATACGTCAACACACGCAAGGTCTGGTCCACCCCGATCGGGGCGCACCAGGGCCTGGCACATCCGTTGGCGCAGTGTCACATCGAGGTCGAGCTGGCCAAGCTGATGATGCAGAAGGCCGCGACGCTCTACGACAGCGGTGACGACGCCGGCGCGGCCGAGGCGGCCAACATGGCCAAGTACGCCGCGGCCGAGGCCGCCAACCGCGCGGTGGACCAGGCCGTTCAGTCGCTGGGCGGCAACGGGCTGACCAAGGAGTACGGCGTGGCCGCCATGATGTCGTCAGCTCGGCTGGCGCGGATCGCGCCGATCAGCCGCGAGATGGTGCTGAACTTCGTCGCGCAGACCTCGCTGGGCCTGCCCCGCTCCTACTGATGGACACCCTGGTCGACTACGCACGCGTCGGTGTCGTCGCACGGCTGACGCTGAACTCCCCGCACAACCGCAATGCCCTGTCGACCGCCCTGGTCACCCAGTTGCACGACGGCCTGCGGGCCGCCGCGGCGGACCCGGCGGTGCGGGTGGTGGTGCTGGGGCACACCGGCGGCACGTTCTGCGCCGGCGCCGACCTCAGCGAAGCGGGCAGCGGCGACCCCTACGAACTGGCGGTGGCGCGGGCCCAGGAGATGACCACGCTGCTGCGCAGCATCGTCTCCTCGCCGCTGCCGGTGATCGGCGCCGTCAACGGGCATGTGCGGGCCGGCGGGTTCGGTCTGGTCGGGGCGTGCGACATCGTGGTCGCCGGACCCAGGAGCACCTTTGCCCTGACCGAGGCCCGGATCGGCGTCGCGCCCGCGATCATCTCGCTGACCCTGCTGCCGAAACTGTCGGCGCGGGCGGCGGCGCGCTACTACCTCACCGGAGAAACGTTCGGCGCCAGCGAAGCCGCCGAGATCGGGTTGATCAGCCTGGCCGCCGACGACGTGGACGCCGCGGTGGCCAGGCTGGTCGCCGACGTCGGCCGCGGGTCACCGCAGGGCCTGGCGGCGTCCAAGGCGCTGACCACCGCGGCCGTGCTGGATGGTTTCGACCGCGACGCGCAGCGGCTCACCGAGGAGTCGGCCCGACTGTTCGTCTCCGACGAAGCACGCGAAGGGATGCTGGCATTC
The nucleotide sequence above comes from Mycobacterium kiyosense. Encoded proteins:
- the fadE12 gene encoding acyl-CoA dehydrogenase fadE12, coding for MNLPEEYGGGGAGMYELSLVMEEMAAAGSALLLMVVSPAINGTIISKFGTEEQKKRWIPGIADGTLTMAFAITEPDAGSNSHKITTTARRDGSDWILKGQKVYISGVDQAQAVLVVGRTEEAKTGKLRPALFVVPTDTPGFTYTPIDMEIVSPERQFQVFIDDVRLPSDALVGAEDAAIAQLFAGLNPERIMGAASAVGMGRCALGKAVEYVNTRKVWSTPIGAHQGLAHPLAQCHIEVELAKLMMQKAATLYDSGDDAGAAEAANMAKYAAAEAANRAVDQAVQSLGGNGLTKEYGVAAMMSSARLARIAPISREMVLNFVAQTSLGLPRSY
- the echA7 gene encoding enoyl-CoA hydratase translates to MDTLVDYARVGVVARLTLNSPHNRNALSTALVTQLHDGLRAAAADPAVRVVVLGHTGGTFCAGADLSEAGSGDPYELAVARAQEMTTLLRSIVSSPLPVIGAVNGHVRAGGFGLVGACDIVVAGPRSTFALTEARIGVAPAIISLTLLPKLSARAAARYYLTGETFGASEAAEIGLISLAADDVDAAVARLVADVGRGSPQGLAASKALTTAAVLDGFDRDAQRLTEESARLFVSDEAREGMLAFLQKRPPSWASAPE